The DNA region CAGGAGTCCAACCTAAAGTTTTAAAATAACCTTCTTCCCAATCGCCCATTACATTAAATAAAGCTTTTCCTTCAAAAACCAGCCTTCCAGCATCCTGCCAGGTTAATGCAGAGTGATCTCTATTAAAGAAAGGTATTAATCTTTCTAAAAGAACAAGAGACATTTCCATTTCAGGCGAATTAAATGAAGTTTTTCCTTCAAATAATCCCTTATAACTTTCTGGACCATAAAGTGATAACATAATATTTTCAAATAAATGTGTTGTAGTCCATTTGTTTTTATCACCTAAAGCTAAAGGAATATATCCAGCAGCTTGAGCTCTTTTTAAAGCATCAAAAAATTCAGCCCATGTTGTTGGTTCCTTTGTTAATCCTAATTTTTTGAATATTTTTTTGTTATAAAATACTACATTCCCTCTATGTACATTTACGGGTATAGAATAAACTTCACCTTGATAGCTGACTATTTTCATAACATCTTTAGGGAACTTATCATATACTCCCCATTCTTTTAAATAATTTGTCAATGGTTCCATTAATCCAGGAATTACATAAGTATCAGTCAATTCCATACCAGCATGAACCTGGAAAGAATCTGGAGGATTTCCTCCAAGCATACGTGTTTTCAAAACGGCTTTTGCATTTGTTCCTGCACCACCAGCTACAGCGGCATTAATAATATTGATATCTGGATAATACTGATTAAATCTTGCAAATAAGGCCATTAAACCTTCTTCTTCACCACCACCAGTCCACCAACTGAAAATTTCCAAATCATTTGATGCAGCAAAAACACTAGATACAACTAATAAAAGTGCTAATATACCCAAAACAAACTTTTTCATAAATACACCCCCTGTTTTTAAGATATCTATGTAGTTTTCCTCTGTATTAATTCAACATCAAGAATTATTTTTTCCCCTTTTTTTGTTTTGTTATTTATTTTATTTAAAAGCATATGAAAAGATTTATAGCCTAATTCAAATTTTGGTATTCGAATGGTTGTTAAATCAATAATTGATGAATATATTATGTCATCGTATCCAACTATCTTTATGTCATCTGGTATATTGAAACCTTTTTCTCTTAAGGCTTTTAGAGCACCAAAAGCTAAAATATCATTGAAACAAAATATGGAATCAAAAAAGATTTTTTTATTTATAATTTCAATTGTTTTTTTATAAGCTGCATTTACATCTTCATCAATCTCAAAAATTAGCTTTTCATTTATTGTTAACTTAAATTCCTCAAAGGCTTTTTTATAACCCAAAAATCTAGAATAAGATACAAAATTATGATTTTTCACACTTAAAAAAATAATATTTTTCCCACCACTTTCGATAAGATGTTTTGTAGCAATATACCCTCCTTTTACATCATCTGCATAAATTTCATCAGCGTCAATACTTTCAAAATGATCGCCTAATATTACATAAGGTATTCCCAGTCGCATAATATCTTTAAATTTTCTATTTGCGCCTCTTACTGGACTTAGGATTATGCCATCTACTCTTTTTTCTGCCATTATTTTTAAAGCTTTTTTTTCAACATTATAATCTTTTTC from Marinitoga sp. 1197 includes:
- a CDS encoding ABC transporter substrate-binding protein, with translation MKKFVLGILALLLVVSSVFAASNDLEIFSWWTGGGEEEGLMALFARFNQYYPDINIINAAVAGGAGTNAKAVLKTRMLGGNPPDSFQVHAGMELTDTYVIPGLMEPLTNYLKEWGVYDKFPKDVMKIVSYQGEVYSIPVNVHRGNVVFYNKKIFKKLGLTKEPTTWAEFFDALKRAQAAGYIPLALGDKNKWTTTHLFENIMLSLYGPESYKGLFEGKTSFNSPEMEMSLVLLERLIPFFNRDHSALTWQDAGRLVFEGKALFNVMGDWEEGYFKTLGWTPGVDFGWFALPGTSNAFMFISDTFGLPKNAPHRENALKWLKFISTKEAQDIFNPIKGSIPARIDADKSKYDVYLTWSMNDFATVSVVPSIIHGSAAPEGFVTGLNDALNRFLVKKNISNTLRDIMWAAEDEGYVTE
- a CDS encoding LacI family DNA-binding transcriptional regulator translates to MKKKEITIKDIANIAGVSINTVSRALNNKPDINEKTKKNILKIAKELGYVKNVTASSLRNKKTKTIGVLFKDITNPFFVEVLKGIEKATKENNYSLILMDVEKDYNVEKKALKIMAEKRVDGIILSPVRGANRKFKDIMRLGIPYVILGDHFESIDADEIYADDVKGGYIATKHLIESGGKNIIFLSVKNHNFVSYSRFLGYKKAFEEFKLTINEKLIFEIDEDVNAAYKKTIEIINKKIFFDSIFCFNDILAFGALKALREKGFNIPDDIKIVGYDDIIYSSIIDLTTIRIPKFELGYKSFHMLLNKINNKTKKGEKIILDVELIQRKTT